One region of bacterium genomic DNA includes:
- a CDS encoding AMP-dependent synthetase/ligase, protein MASKNLVLDFQASVARLRHRTCWRLYHRGRWVRWSWLEVWERVRDLALGLKVIGVEKCDRVAILAGTRAEWSLADLAVLSLGAVSVPIYPSSTPEQVAFILNNSGAKAVFVEDRGQFRKIAPFRKRLQRLQTLVLMEGSPAGSALTLDRVLLFGRDGHEEAWQEGFRGIGSGTTATIVYTSGTTGDPKGAVITHGSFLKEVEAFQYAFDLGRGDTALFFLPLAHIFARALQFWQLASGFEQAYARGLDAVPEDLKTIRPHFTASVPRVFEKFREKIQATLKDASRAKRILLGTAPFLLSRKIRGLFGGRLRYAVSGGAPLSQDLALFFDRHGVRIFEGYGLTETTAGICINTQRDYRFGTVGRPVPGTRIKIAGDGEILVKSPLVFRGYYGDPAATRKVFTKDGWFKTGDVGEFDRDGFLKITDRKKDLIITAAGKNIAPQNIENLLKTTPYISQAMVHGDRRKFLSALVTLNREAVGRWMERRGVRLNGHRSPGRHPEVHRLIRRAVEETNKRLASYETIKKFAILDQDFSQEGGELTPTLKLKRKKVVEKYGDVLDRLYL, encoded by the coding sequence ATGGCATCCAAGAATCTCGTTCTGGATTTTCAGGCGAGCGTCGCCCGGCTTCGTCATCGGACGTGCTGGAGACTTTACCATCGCGGGCGTTGGGTCCGGTGGTCGTGGCTGGAGGTTTGGGAGCGCGTCCGTGATCTGGCATTGGGGCTGAAAGTCATCGGCGTCGAAAAGTGCGACCGTGTGGCGATCCTCGCCGGGACTCGGGCGGAATGGAGCCTCGCCGATCTCGCCGTCCTTTCGCTCGGGGCCGTTTCCGTCCCCATCTATCCCTCGTCGACCCCGGAACAGGTCGCCTTCATTCTAAACAATTCGGGCGCAAAGGCGGTCTTCGTGGAGGATCGGGGACAGTTTCGAAAGATCGCGCCCTTTCGAAAACGCCTTCAGCGGCTCCAGACCCTCGTCCTGATGGAGGGATCGCCGGCCGGGAGTGCCCTGACCCTCGACCGCGTTCTTCTCTTCGGGCGCGACGGTCACGAAGAGGCTTGGCAAGAGGGTTTTCGGGGGATCGGGTCCGGCACGACCGCGACGATCGTCTACACCTCGGGAACCACCGGAGATCCCAAGGGGGCCGTCATCACCCACGGAAGTTTCCTGAAGGAAGTGGAGGCGTTCCAATATGCCTTCGACCTGGGCCGCGGGGACACGGCCCTCTTTTTTCTGCCCCTCGCGCATATTTTCGCCCGTGCCCTTCAATTCTGGCAACTGGCCTCGGGATTCGAGCAGGCGTACGCGCGCGGGCTGGATGCGGTTCCCGAGGATCTCAAAACCATCCGTCCGCATTTTACGGCCTCGGTTCCCAGGGTCTTTGAAAAATTTCGCGAAAAAATCCAAGCCACGTTGAAAGACGCCTCGCGCGCCAAACGGATCCTCCTCGGGACGGCTCCGTTCCTCCTGTCGCGCAAGATCCGCGGTCTTTTCGGCGGGCGGTTGCGGTACGCGGTTTCGGGCGGGGCGCCCCTTTCGCAGGATCTCGCCCTCTTCTTCGATCGGCACGGCGTCCGGATCTTCGAAGGCTACGGATTGACGGAGACGACGGCGGGGATCTGCATCAACACGCAAAGGGATTACCGCTTCGGGACGGTCGGCCGTCCCGTCCCCGGCACGCGGATCAAGATCGCGGGGGACGGCGAGATCCTCGTCAAATCCCCGCTGGTCTTTCGGGGGTATTACGGGGACCCGGCGGCGACGCGGAAGGTGTTCACGAAGGACGGATGGTTCAAGACCGGGGACGTGGGCGAATTCGATCGCGATGGTTTCCTCAAGATCACCGACCGTAAGAAGGACCTCATCATTACCGCGGCGGGGAAGAACATCGCGCCGCAGAACATCGAGAACCTGCTGAAGACGACGCCCTACATCAGCCAGGCCATGGTCCATGGCGACCGCCGGAAGTTTTTGTCGGCCCTGGTGACCCTCAATCGGGAGGCCGTTGGCCGGTGGATGGAACGGCGGGGAGTGCGTCTCAACGGCCACAGGAGTCCCGGGAGGCATCCGGAGGTTCACCGGCTGATCCGCCGCGCCGTCGAAGAAACGAACAAGCGACTCGCGTCCTACGAGACGATCAAGAAGTTCGCGATCCTCGATCAGGATTTTTCACAGGAAGGCGGCGAGCTCACGCCGACCTTGAAGCTCAAGAGAAAAAAAGTGGTCGAAAAATACGGGGACGTGCTAGACAGACTCTACTTGTAA
- a CDS encoding KH domain-containing protein: MSTTPLKDLVEYMAKALVDFPDQVVVAEIDGEQTTVIELKVAKEDLGKVIGKQGRTAQSMRTILGAVSTKLRKRSVLEILE; encoded by the coding sequence ATGTCGACAACGCCTCTGAAAGACCTGGTCGAGTACATGGCAAAGGCCTTGGTGGACTTTCCCGATCAAGTGGTGGTGGCCGAAATCGACGGCGAACAGACCACGGTCATCGAGCTTAAAGTGGCCAAGGAAGACCTGGGCAAGGTCATCGGCAAGCAGGGCCGCACCGCCCAGTCGATGCGGACGATCCTGGGGGCCGTCTCCACAAAACTCCGTAAACGCTCCGTTCTGGAAATCCTCGAGTAG
- a CDS encoding YraN family protein, producing MQGDFQRDDKGLGRDGESLAASYLRTLGYRILERNFRCRLGEVDLIVARGGTITFVEVKTRRSVEAVSPRELVTLPKQRHISKVAQHYLATRRHRDVNAGFAVLGIDFSGPSPRFEWIPNAFELAWGY from the coding sequence ATGCAAGGGGATTTCCAGCGCGATGATAAGGGTTTGGGACGTGACGGAGAGTCCTTGGCGGCCTCTTACCTTCGAACCCTGGGTTACCGGATCCTCGAAAGGAATTTCCGCTGCCGCCTGGGCGAGGTGGACCTCATCGTCGCCCGAGGCGGGACGATCACCTTTGTGGAGGTCAAGACCCGCCGCTCCGTGGAGGCCGTTTCGCCGCGCGAACTGGTGACCCTTCCCAAACAGAGACACATCTCGAAGGTGGCCCAACATTACCTGGCGACCCGGAGGCACCGCGACGTCAACGCCGGCTTCGCCGTTCTCGGGATTGATTTCTCCGGTCCTTCGCCCCGGTTCGAATGGATCCCCAACGCCTTCGAACTCGCCTGGGGCTACTAG
- the rsmI gene encoding 16S rRNA (cytidine(1402)-2'-O)-methyltransferase, giving the protein MPGTLYIVATPIGNLEDITIRAIRVLKEADLIACEDTRHTKKLLNHYGVTAPTTSYFEHNKFAKGDFLIRQLEEGKNIALVSDAGTPGISDPGYNLVAGALEKGIAVVPIPGPSAAVAALCASGLPTDRFLFIGFLPQKDGKKRRVLESVARDPSTLIFYESPFRVKKTLKILREAFGDRRCVLAHELTKVHEGFFRGTIGEMLDREAELIDKGEWILLVEGCREP; this is encoded by the coding sequence GTGCCCGGAACCCTCTACATCGTCGCCACTCCCATCGGCAATCTAGAAGACATCACGATCCGCGCGATCCGGGTTTTAAAGGAGGCGGATCTCATCGCCTGCGAGGACACGCGCCACACGAAAAAACTCCTGAACCACTACGGGGTCACGGCGCCCACCACGAGCTACTTCGAGCACAACAAGTTCGCGAAGGGCGATTTTTTGATCCGCCAACTTGAGGAGGGAAAAAACATCGCCCTGGTCTCCGACGCCGGTACGCCGGGCATCTCCGACCCCGGCTACAACTTGGTCGCCGGCGCGCTCGAAAAGGGGATCGCCGTCGTCCCGATTCCCGGCCCCTCCGCCGCCGTCGCGGCCCTCTGCGCCTCGGGACTCCCCACGGACCGGTTTCTGTTCATCGGTTTTCTTCCGCAGAAGGACGGCAAGAAGCGGAGGGTCCTGGAATCCGTCGCCCGAGACCCCTCAACCCTCATCTTTTACGAATCCCCGTTTCGTGTTAAGAAGACGCTTAAGATCCTCCGGGAAGCGTTCGGAGACCGCCGCTGCGTCCTCGCCCACGAACTGACCAAGGTCCACGAGGGATTCTTCCGGGGGACGATCGGAGAGATGCTCGACCGAGAGGCGGAGCTGATCGACAAAGGGGAGTGGATCCTCTTGGTCGAGGGTTGCCGCGAACCGTAA
- a CDS encoding DUF2752 domain-containing protein has translation MCAVKLIFGIPCPGCGLLHCLWALLHGDVGRAFFFFPVWPAFILFLAFRRRRYAGEIFLALLAVQWAARIMFSIDAGGVAGNIFASGGHP, from the coding sequence ATGTGCGCCGTCAAACTGATTTTCGGCATCCCGTGTCCGGGGTGCGGTTTGTTGCATTGTCTCTGGGCCCTCCTCCACGGCGACGTGGGGAGGGCCTTTTTCTTTTTCCCCGTCTGGCCCGCCTTCATCCTCTTTCTTGCCTTCCGGCGGCGGCGTTACGCGGGCGAGATTTTTCTCGCCCTTCTCGCCGTCCAATGGGCGGCCCGGATCATGTTTTCGATTGACGCCGGTGGCGTGGCGGGAAATATCTTCGCGTCAGGAGGACATCCATGA
- a CDS encoding formyltetrahydrofolate deformylase produces MAASHTKKLAKVRVAGPDHKGIIATVTMHLFKNGLNIEDIDQRILEGYLVMNMVVDLKDAKSSVAVLRESLKAVGRKIGMDITLTPEAERKVKHVALLVTREPHCLQTLLKDMKSGTIRGRPVVVLANRPDLEGLAKKYGAPFFCYPADKKKDHERFVLDKLAEYDVDLIVLARYMQILSPEFCFRYEGKIINIHPSLLPSFPGARPYSQAYDKGVEVVGVTAHFVTTDLDQGPIICQDAFRVDKHKHTLEEIVARGKAIEAKTLARAVKLYCDGRLALRRGKVIDSRRLHQFEEKLKEFYGS; encoded by the coding sequence ATGGCCGCTTCCCACACCAAGAAACTTGCCAAGGTCCGCGTCGCGGGGCCCGACCACAAGGGCATCATCGCGACCGTGACCATGCACCTCTTCAAGAACGGCTTGAACATCGAAGACATCGACCAGCGCATCCTGGAAGGCTATCTCGTCATGAACATGGTGGTGGACCTGAAGGACGCAAAGTCGTCGGTCGCCGTCCTGCGCGAGAGCCTCAAGGCCGTCGGCAGGAAGATCGGGATGGACATCACGCTCACGCCGGAGGCCGAGCGGAAGGTCAAACACGTGGCCCTGCTCGTCACCCGCGAGCCTCACTGCCTCCAAACGCTGCTCAAGGACATGAAGTCGGGCACGATCCGCGGCCGCCCCGTCGTCGTCCTTGCCAATCGTCCGGATTTGGAAGGGCTGGCGAAAAAATACGGCGCCCCGTTCTTTTGTTATCCGGCGGACAAGAAAAAAGACCACGAGCGCTTCGTTCTGGACAAGCTGGCGGAGTACGACGTCGATCTGATCGTTCTGGCCCGCTACATGCAGATTCTCTCGCCGGAATTCTGTTTCCGCTACGAAGGCAAGATCATCAACATCCATCCTTCTCTCTTGCCCTCTTTCCCCGGGGCGCGCCCCTATTCCCAGGCCTACGACAAGGGTGTCGAGGTCGTCGGCGTCACCGCCCACTTCGTGACGACCGATCTGGATCAGGGCCCGATCATCTGCCAGGATGCCTTCAGGGTGGACAAGCACAAGCACACGCTCGAGGAGATCGTCGCGCGCGGCAAGGCGATCGAGGCGAAGACCCTGGCCCGCGCGGTCAAACTCTACTGCGACGGCCGTCTCGCCCTCCGCCGCGGCAAGGTCATCGACAGCCGGCGGCTGCACCAGTTCGAAGAAAAATTAAAAGAGTTCTATGGATCGTAG
- the rpmB gene encoding 50S ribosomal protein L28 gives MARSCFYCEKKRLVGNNVSHANNKTKKKSFPNIQSVRVIVKNAVMRVNACTRCIRSGVVQKAA, from the coding sequence ATGGCCCGCAGTTGCTTTTATTGCGAAAAGAAAAGGCTGGTCGGAAACAACGTCAGCCACGCGAACAACAAGACCAAGAAGAAGTCCTTTCCCAATATTCAGAGCGTCCGGGTCATCGTGAAGAACGCCGTCATGCGGGTCAACGCCTGCACACGGTGCATCCGGTCGGGTGTGGTTCAAAAGGCCGCGTAA
- a CDS encoding CaiB/BaiF CoA-transferase family protein, with translation MKPLRGVTVLDLSRLLPGGYASLLLAERGARVVKIEQPGVGDYYRAVPGAPALLGDQVGVINAGKESLGLDLKAPEGRGILKKLVRSADVVIESFRPGVLDKLGLGYARLRKIRPQVILCSITGFGQKGRSARLAGHDLNFLGLSGLLARIRRPSGGFVIPDFQVVDLATGYEAAMAVAAALASRPRKGAHLDVSMHAAASSMARLYAGPTPLDGRLACYGHYETSDGGWVTLGALEPKFWKKFCALVGKDESVSREELAAVFRARPSAEWKALGEREDICLFPVCEEPERPRPEKPFPPLGTHTVSILRKLRYTSKEIRALKALGIVA, from the coding sequence TTGAAACCTCTTAGGGGCGTCACGGTTCTCGACCTCTCCCGGCTCCTGCCGGGAGGGTATGCCTCCCTTTTGCTTGCGGAGCGGGGTGCCCGTGTCGTCAAGATCGAGCAGCCGGGCGTGGGGGATTATTACAGGGCTGTCCCCGGAGCTCCGGCCCTGCTGGGGGATCAAGTCGGCGTCATCAATGCCGGAAAAGAAAGCCTGGGACTCGATCTCAAGGCCCCTGAAGGCCGCGGGATTCTTAAGAAACTTGTGCGTTCGGCCGACGTCGTGATCGAGAGTTTCCGTCCCGGCGTTTTGGACAAATTGGGTTTGGGTTACGCCCGCCTCAGAAAAATCCGTCCCCAGGTCATTCTGTGCTCCATCACCGGCTTTGGCCAGAAAGGCCGCTCGGCGCGGTTGGCCGGCCACGATCTGAATTTTCTGGGCTTGTCGGGATTGCTCGCGCGAATCCGCCGGCCGTCGGGCGGGTTCGTGATTCCGGATTTCCAAGTCGTCGATCTGGCGACGGGGTATGAGGCGGCCATGGCCGTTGCGGCGGCGCTGGCCTCGCGCCCCCGCAAGGGAGCCCATCTCGACGTCTCCATGCACGCCGCGGCGTCCTCCATGGCCCGGCTCTATGCGGGACCCACGCCGCTCGACGGCCGCCTGGCCTGCTACGGTCACTATGAAACCTCGGATGGCGGATGGGTGACTCTGGGAGCCCTGGAGCCGAAATTCTGGAAGAAATTCTGCGCCCTGGTCGGCAAGGACGAGTCCGTCTCGCGCGAGGAGCTGGCAGCCGTCTTCCGCGCGAGGCCCTCGGCCGAATGGAAGGCGCTGGGTGAGCGCGAAGACATCTGCCTCTTTCCCGTTTGCGAGGAGCCGGAACGGCCGCGGCCGGAAAAGCCTTTCCCACCGCTGGGGACGCACACGGTGTCCATCCTTCGCAAACTGCGCTATACCTCCAAAGAGATTCGCGCCCTGAAGGCGCTAGGGATAGTCGCATGA
- a CDS encoding DUF4870 domain-containing protein: protein MTQAGAGGKGTGLAPNIASMLCYICMPITSIVFMLMEKENKDVQFHAWQGTTFGVGWIVVVVALNILTMILGSIASFLGVIMSILVPVLGLAVFVLWIICLVKAYQGERWKIPYIGDFAEKKAGLA from the coding sequence ATGACCCAAGCAGGAGCCGGAGGGAAGGGAACGGGACTCGCGCCCAACATCGCGAGCATGCTGTGCTATATCTGCATGCCGATCACGAGCATCGTCTTCATGCTGATGGAGAAGGAAAACAAGGACGTCCAGTTCCACGCCTGGCAGGGAACCACTTTCGGCGTCGGCTGGATCGTCGTGGTGGTCGCCCTGAACATCCTGACGATGATCCTGGGCTCGATCGCGAGCTTTCTGGGCGTGATCATGAGCATCCTGGTGCCGGTCTTGGGCCTCGCCGTCTTCGTCCTGTGGATCATCTGCCTGGTGAAGGCCTATCAGGGCGAGCGCTGGAAGATCCCGTATATCGGCGATTTCGCGGAAAAGAAGGCCGGGTTGGCGTAA
- the rpsP gene encoding 30S ribosomal protein S16 produces the protein METKIRLARFGAKKKPFYRIVVASLSSSRDGKFLEVVGHYDPAKGVEKATIDKAKVELWMKKGAKPSDVVRQILKNAPAQG, from the coding sequence ATGGAAACCAAGATCAGACTCGCCCGGTTCGGGGCCAAGAAGAAACCCTTTTACAGGATTGTCGTCGCAAGCCTGTCGTCCTCGCGGGACGGAAAGTTCCTCGAGGTCGTCGGCCATTACGACCCCGCCAAGGGCGTCGAGAAGGCGACCATCGACAAGGCCAAGGTCGAGCTTTGGATGAAGAAGGGCGCAAAGCCTTCGGATGTGGTCAGGCAGATTTTGAAGAACGCACCGGCGCAGGGTTGA
- a CDS encoding NAD+ synthase, protein MKIALAQINTTIGDFDGTVRKVGEFVGRAKKAGAGLIAFPEMTLTGYPPRDLVEIPDFVEKNLRALEAVAREAKGIEIAVGYVERNSKPGGKPLFNAAAHCRDGKVAARYFKTLLPTYDVFDEGRYFQPGTEIGLWKNVGVSICEDAWNDKLFWEKRLYPRDPIEEQVGKGAKLLLNLSASPYTLGKSQLRRDMLQALALKHGTPIFYVNLVGGNDELVFDGRSLAVNDRGEIVAEAKAYEEDLLVVDTDALRASPAVPEIRDVETVYQTLVLGVRDYVRKCGFEKVVLGLSGGIDSSLTAVIASAALGPENVVGVLMPSPYSSEGSLIDSRALAKNLGIRIEEHPIADVYGAYRRLFHRRPQDPPDLADENIQARIRGNVLMALSNRHRWLVLSTGNKSELSVGYCTLYGDMSGGLAAIADVPKTMVYEVARFANSFKPVIPEAVFTKPPSAELKPNQSDQDTLPPYDILDGILKAAIEENKSDEEIVALGFDADVVAKVVRWIKLNEYKRRQAAPGIKVTSKAFGIGRRYPIARKI, encoded by the coding sequence ATGAAAATCGCCCTAGCCCAGATCAACACGACGATCGGCGATTTCGACGGAACCGTCCGCAAGGTCGGGGAATTCGTCGGCCGCGCGAAGAAGGCCGGGGCGGGGCTGATCGCCTTCCCCGAAATGACGCTTACCGGCTATCCGCCCCGCGACCTCGTGGAAATTCCGGACTTCGTCGAGAAAAACCTGCGGGCACTGGAGGCCGTCGCCCGGGAGGCGAAGGGGATCGAGATCGCGGTCGGGTACGTCGAACGCAATTCCAAGCCCGGCGGCAAGCCCCTCTTCAACGCGGCGGCGCATTGCAGGGACGGGAAAGTGGCCGCACGCTATTTCAAGACTCTGCTGCCGACCTACGACGTCTTCGACGAAGGACGGTACTTTCAGCCCGGGACCGAGATCGGTTTGTGGAAAAACGTCGGCGTTTCCATCTGCGAGGATGCTTGGAACGACAAGCTCTTTTGGGAAAAGAGGCTGTACCCGCGAGACCCGATCGAGGAGCAGGTGGGGAAGGGGGCCAAGCTCCTTTTGAACCTCTCCGCGTCGCCGTACACGCTCGGCAAGTCCCAACTCCGGCGCGACATGCTGCAAGCGCTCGCCCTCAAACACGGCACGCCGATCTTTTACGTCAACCTGGTGGGCGGAAACGACGAGCTGGTCTTCGACGGCCGGAGCCTGGCGGTCAACGACCGCGGGGAGATCGTCGCCGAAGCCAAGGCCTATGAAGAGGACCTGCTGGTCGTCGATACGGACGCCTTGCGCGCATCCCCGGCGGTTCCCGAAATCCGCGACGTCGAGACGGTCTATCAAACCCTCGTCCTGGGCGTCCGCGACTACGTGAGGAAATGCGGCTTCGAAAAGGTCGTGTTGGGATTGTCCGGCGGGATCGATTCGTCACTCACCGCGGTGATCGCATCAGCCGCGCTGGGCCCGGAAAACGTCGTCGGTGTGCTGATGCCTTCGCCGTATTCCAGCGAGGGGAGTCTGATCGACTCCCGGGCCCTGGCGAAGAATCTGGGAATCAGGATCGAGGAGCACCCAATCGCCGACGTGTATGGCGCCTATCGCCGGCTCTTTCATCGCCGTCCGCAGGACCCGCCCGACTTGGCGGACGAAAATATCCAGGCGCGCATCCGCGGGAACGTCCTCATGGCCTTGTCCAACCGTCATCGTTGGCTCGTGCTCTCGACGGGGAACAAGTCCGAGCTCTCGGTGGGTTACTGCACCCTTTACGGCGACATGAGCGGCGGATTGGCGGCGATCGCGGACGTCCCCAAGACGATGGTCTATGAGGTGGCCCGCTTCGCCAATTCCTTCAAGCCCGTCATTCCGGAAGCGGTCTTTACCAAGCCGCCGTCGGCGGAACTCAAGCCGAATCAGTCCGACCAGGATACGCTCCCGCCGTATGACATTCTGGACGGCATTCTGAAGGCCGCGATCGAGGAGAACAAGTCCGATGAGGAGATCGTCGCGTTGGGCTTCGACGCGGACGTCGTGGCCAAGGTCGTCCGCTGGATCAAGCTGAACGAATACAAGCGCCGCCAGGCGGCGCCCGGAATCAAGGTGACCTCGAAGGCGTTCGGGATCGGTAGAAGGTATCCGATTGCCAGGAAGATCTAG
- a CDS encoding SCP2 sterol-binding domain-containing protein, producing the protein MTPKEYFEKLPASLQGKADKVSSINAIYQFDIKGPTGGTWTVDLTAPGGKVTEGASASPNCTVTMEDENFVKLVTGALNPQMAFMTGKLKVAGNMGLALKLATII; encoded by the coding sequence ATGACCCCCAAGGAATATTTCGAAAAGCTTCCCGCGAGCCTTCAGGGAAAGGCCGACAAGGTTTCCAGCATCAACGCGATCTACCAATTTGACATCAAGGGCCCTACGGGTGGCACTTGGACGGTCGATCTCACGGCCCCGGGCGGCAAAGTGACGGAAGGAGCCTCCGCCAGCCCCAACTGCACGGTGACGATGGAGGACGAGAACTTCGTCAAGCTCGTGACCGGGGCGTTGAATCCCCAAATGGCCTTCATGACCGGCAAGTTGAAGGTCGCGGGTAACATGGGGCTCGCCCTCAAACTTGCCACCATCATCTAA